The Akkermansia sp. N21116 genome includes a region encoding these proteins:
- a CDS encoding FN3 domain-containing metallophosphoesterase family protein, which produces MKIKLLVAAALLSLSFYANPALAGDEYSFDHGPYLQEVGNKGVSFLFTTTGKGFSWVEVKKQGAPDSDAKVYYSRRDGLKEANNTFNAIRVHDLEPGTAYQYRLCSKEITTFQPYKVVYGKEIQSPWYDFKTFSPRIDKCSLFAASDIHDDPGKLKKLLELGDYGSCDAMFLVGDITSYCTSAGQPYKSYIDLCVNMFAKEKPFILVRGNHETRGALARDYSGYVPQESGNIYGTQTIGDTFVIFLDCGEDKPDTHPVYAGLTDFDHYRTEQAEWLKGVLQSPDFKKARHRIVMSHFPISEIEQYNKEHGMNDISSKMLNMLNKAGIDLMIAGHTHRYDFHEPVRGKRNYPLLVGSNHSGARLDIDRSGIKMRAFDTDGKTLIEKKFPTKR; this is translated from the coding sequence ATGAAAATCAAGTTATTAGTAGCTGCAGCTCTGTTGAGTTTGAGCTTTTACGCAAACCCGGCCTTGGCCGGGGACGAATATTCATTTGACCACGGTCCCTATTTGCAGGAAGTCGGCAATAAGGGGGTTTCCTTCCTGTTTACGACAACGGGGAAAGGATTTTCCTGGGTTGAAGTGAAGAAACAAGGCGCTCCCGACAGTGATGCCAAAGTTTATTATTCTCGTCGAGACGGGTTGAAGGAAGCCAACAATACATTCAATGCCATTCGCGTTCACGATTTGGAACCGGGTACAGCCTACCAGTACCGGCTTTGTTCTAAGGAGATTACCACTTTTCAACCTTACAAGGTGGTGTATGGCAAGGAGATCCAGTCTCCGTGGTATGATTTCAAAACCTTTTCACCGAGAATTGACAAATGTTCTCTGTTTGCGGCCAGCGATATTCACGATGACCCCGGCAAACTGAAAAAATTACTGGAGCTTGGAGACTATGGTTCTTGCGACGCCATGTTCCTCGTGGGGGATATTACAAGCTACTGTACGTCTGCGGGACAACCTTACAAGAGCTACATTGATTTGTGCGTCAATATGTTTGCCAAAGAAAAGCCCTTTATTCTTGTCCGAGGCAACCATGAAACGAGAGGGGCTTTGGCTCGCGACTATTCTGGCTATGTTCCTCAAGAGAGCGGGAATATATACGGAACGCAAACGATTGGAGATACGTTTGTCATATTTCTGGATTGTGGAGAGGATAAACCCGATACGCATCCTGTTTATGCCGGATTGACGGATTTTGATCATTACAGGACGGAACAGGCCGAGTGGTTGAAGGGTGTTCTGCAAAGTCCGGATTTCAAAAAGGCACGCCATCGCATTGTGATGTCCCATTTCCCGATTTCTGAAATTGAGCAATATAACAAGGAACATGGAATGAACGACATCAGCTCCAAGATGCTCAATATGCTGAATAAGGCTGGGATTGATCTGATGATTGCCGGGCATACGCATAGGTATGACTTCCATGAACCGGTACGAGGAAAGAGGAACTATCCTCTTCTGGTCGGTAGCAACCACAGCGGAGCCAGACTGGATATTGACAGGAGCGGCATTAAAATGCGCGCCTTTGATACGGATGGCAAGACGTTGATTGAGAAAAAATTCCCGACCAAACGTTAA
- a CDS encoding GH92 family glycosyl hydrolase, producing the protein MSFSFLTSWRAFMLLAVTFLPCLSESKGEELPRPAPSSFVDPHIGTGGHGHVFVGASVPFGLVQLGPTNVSQGWDWCSGYHISDASIIGFSHTHLSGTGCHDLGDISLMPVIGEVPLSRGSKDNLLSGLGSSFDHSSEQVRPGYYAVHLDRFGIDVKLTATQRTGFHKYTFPKTEDARIIVDLKHGVGSGNPTEVQFHRESNTVISGFRHTKGWANNRKLFFVIEFSRPMKQWMESEGSHPSTNCPGKPFGQAVFDTRDENPVFVKVAISLVSVENAKANMQAELPGWDFNKTVIQADQAWNRELSKISISTRNDKVRRIFYTALYHTMIYPAVCSDVNGDYRGADGNIHKSSHLQYTGFSLWDTYRAAHPLMTLIQPEKVPDLINSMLDIYQKQGKLPVWHLMACETDCMVGNPAVCVVADAVMKNFEGISAEKAFTAMKESSLLDERGLKYLKEYGYIPYDKEGEGLSKCMEYAVADWSLAQVADKLGKTQDHDYFLKRSKSYKHYFDPKTEFVRGLSSEGVFGKNFDPFVSVHRNNDYTEGNAWQYTWLVPHDIKGLVELFGNTEKFLAKLDGLFTAQGDLGKDASPDISGMIGQYAHGNEPSHHVAYMYTCVDKPWKTADKVREILSTMYDDTPEGLCGNEDMGQMSAWYILSALGFYQVEPAGGKFVFGSPIVDGAELQVGNGKTFRIIVRDNSPERKYIGKILLNGRPHSLKYIDFKDIAAGGTLEIQMTGDSSLCWLPSCNESSMASNP; encoded by the coding sequence ATGAGTTTTTCCTTTCTCACCTCTTGGAGGGCATTCATGCTCCTGGCTGTAACATTCCTGCCATGTTTGTCCGAATCAAAGGGAGAGGAGCTCCCCCGCCCGGCACCTTCCTCATTCGTCGATCCCCACATTGGAACGGGAGGGCACGGACACGTTTTTGTGGGAGCCAGCGTGCCTTTCGGACTCGTCCAGCTTGGTCCTACCAATGTTTCCCAAGGCTGGGACTGGTGTTCCGGATACCACATATCGGACGCAAGTATCATCGGCTTCAGCCACACGCATCTGAGCGGTACAGGATGCCACGATCTTGGAGATATCTCCCTCATGCCAGTCATCGGAGAAGTTCCCTTGTCCCGCGGTTCCAAGGATAATCTGCTTTCCGGACTCGGATCATCCTTCGACCATTCCTCGGAACAAGTTCGACCCGGATACTATGCCGTCCATCTGGACCGATTCGGGATTGATGTGAAATTAACAGCCACACAGAGAACAGGTTTCCACAAATACACGTTTCCCAAGACTGAAGACGCACGAATCATCGTAGACCTGAAACATGGGGTCGGCAGTGGAAACCCAACCGAAGTCCAATTCCACCGGGAGAGCAATACCGTCATATCGGGATTCCGCCACACCAAAGGCTGGGCAAACAATCGGAAGCTCTTCTTCGTCATAGAATTTTCTCGTCCGATGAAACAATGGATGGAATCCGAAGGCTCACATCCGTCGACAAACTGTCCCGGCAAGCCTTTCGGACAGGCTGTCTTCGATACAAGGGACGAGAACCCCGTCTTCGTCAAAGTCGCTATCTCACTGGTGAGCGTGGAAAATGCCAAGGCCAACATGCAAGCCGAACTACCCGGTTGGGATTTCAACAAAACCGTGATCCAAGCCGATCAGGCCTGGAACCGCGAACTCTCCAAAATTTCCATTTCCACTCGTAACGACAAAGTACGCCGCATCTTCTACACCGCCTTGTACCATACCATGATCTACCCTGCCGTCTGTTCCGATGTCAACGGGGACTATCGCGGGGCGGACGGCAACATCCACAAAAGCTCTCATCTCCAGTACACGGGATTTTCTCTTTGGGATACCTACCGTGCAGCCCATCCCCTGATGACTCTCATCCAACCTGAAAAAGTACCCGACCTGATCAACTCCATGCTGGACATCTACCAAAAGCAGGGGAAATTGCCCGTCTGGCACCTGATGGCCTGTGAAACAGACTGCATGGTAGGCAATCCGGCCGTTTGCGTCGTCGCAGATGCCGTAATGAAAAATTTTGAGGGGATATCAGCCGAAAAGGCATTCACAGCCATGAAGGAATCTTCCCTTTTAGACGAACGCGGACTCAAGTACCTCAAGGAATACGGCTATATTCCCTATGACAAGGAAGGAGAAGGTCTTTCCAAATGCATGGAATACGCCGTCGCCGACTGGAGTCTTGCCCAGGTTGCGGACAAACTCGGAAAAACCCAGGATCACGATTACTTCCTGAAACGGAGTAAATCCTATAAGCATTACTTCGACCCAAAAACGGAATTCGTCCGGGGATTATCCTCGGAAGGAGTGTTCGGAAAAAACTTCGACCCGTTTGTCTCCGTCCACCGGAACAATGATTATACCGAAGGCAATGCATGGCAATACACCTGGCTGGTACCGCACGACATAAAAGGACTTGTCGAATTGTTCGGGAATACGGAAAAGTTCCTGGCCAAACTAGACGGGCTATTTACGGCACAGGGAGATCTAGGCAAAGACGCCTCCCCCGACATCTCCGGAATGATCGGGCAGTATGCGCATGGCAACGAGCCCAGCCACCACGTCGCCTACATGTACACTTGCGTCGACAAACCATGGAAAACAGCGGATAAAGTCCGGGAAATACTTTCCACCATGTATGACGACACGCCGGAGGGACTCTGCGGCAATGAAGACATGGGACAAATGTCCGCCTGGTACATCCTTTCCGCCCTCGGATTTTACCAAGTAGAGCCGGCAGGAGGCAAATTCGTATTCGGCAGTCCGATTGTCGATGGAGCGGAACTCCAGGTCGGGAACGGGAAAACATTCCGTATCATCGTCCGCGACAATAGCCCCGAACGTAAATATATCGGAAAAATTCTCTTGAACGGAAGACCGCATTCACTGAAGTATATCGACTTCAAGGACATTGCAGCCGGAGGAACACTGGAAATCCAGATGACCGGGGATTCCTCCCTCTGCTGGCTGCCGTCCTGCAATGAGTCCTCCATGGCTTCCAATCCCTGA
- a CDS encoding glycoside hydrolase family 2 TIM barrel-domain containing protein, producing MFFKFLIPLILLAAGIPALAMDDHYELKTDWKCLPSTQTTASGETISNPSFALDNWKPAVVPGTVLTTQLANGEIPDPFYGMNNEKIPDIHATGREYYTYWFVKDFRELPPKEGGQVWLTFRGINYSCDIFLNGHKVNAKPYRGMFLRKTFNITDLLKPDGVNRLAVIVYPPDHVGNPNGGQGGDGRIARNLTHQYVAGWDWIQPIRDRNTGIWDKVILEKTGRIRIKEPHIVTRVPGVRKPSSPQENAFMNLSAELENPTGQTVRGTLACLLGNKQTECRVEIPPNSTVQAKLPEIVLENPKLWWPTGYGPQNMYTLRLEFRENGQLSASDVHSINFGVRELDTAWNERTRSREMFVNGQRLFIRGGNWIISDAMLRFSPERYDAEIRYHRDMNLNLIRIWGGALTERPEFYEACDRYGLLVMQDFWFSGDCNGRWRDALKADDQWTRRKYPDDHALVLEAAEDMVKMIRNHPSLAAWCGGNEIPPPSGILDALRNRILPSLDGTRWFIDYSNSCEMSYNSLGGNGDGPYRIQPISTFWQEKTWPFNSEIGSIGVGDYESLERFIPEDSMIVPTLDPTEPFGEKVNDVWTYHKYTGVGYEDHLIPYGPPSDVRDFTRKAQLVNYEQYRAIMEGFSSHMWDWYTGFIIWKTQNPWTAMRGQMYDYYLDPNACLFGTRKGGEPLHAMCNPVTGEVMVVNNGLEPARDVMLVVRLFNTEGKEKKNDQVFCYVNASNCLKIMSLSARIKDVCRDKGGFLLLQLMDADGKLISDNFYWFPNQDGQYSGLRSMSKADLQVTATSPKPGTVIVRLTAPKEGGIAFFNRISLVDAKSGKRIMPAFYQDNYVSLVPGSTREIPIDYIPGDNGIPAVTVEGWNVDQQTILPTSPQL from the coding sequence ATGTTCTTCAAATTCCTGATTCCGCTCATCCTCCTTGCCGCCGGCATTCCGGCTCTTGCCATGGATGATCATTATGAATTGAAAACGGACTGGAAATGTCTTCCCTCCACGCAAACAACCGCCTCCGGAGAAACAATTTCCAATCCTTCGTTCGCTCTGGACAACTGGAAACCCGCTGTTGTGCCCGGAACCGTCCTGACCACGCAGCTGGCCAATGGAGAAATTCCCGATCCGTTCTACGGCATGAACAATGAAAAGATCCCGGACATCCATGCCACGGGCCGAGAATACTATACCTACTGGTTCGTCAAGGACTTCCGGGAACTTCCTCCCAAGGAAGGAGGGCAGGTATGGCTAACGTTTCGAGGCATCAATTATTCCTGTGATATTTTCCTGAATGGTCACAAGGTCAACGCCAAACCCTATCGGGGAATGTTCCTGAGGAAAACGTTCAACATCACAGACTTATTGAAGCCCGACGGAGTGAACCGTCTGGCCGTAATCGTCTATCCCCCGGATCATGTCGGCAATCCGAACGGGGGCCAGGGAGGAGATGGACGCATCGCCCGTAACCTGACGCATCAATATGTGGCCGGATGGGACTGGATCCAACCTATCCGAGATCGTAACACCGGCATATGGGACAAGGTCATTCTGGAAAAAACCGGACGTATCCGCATCAAGGAACCGCATATCGTCACCCGCGTCCCCGGGGTCAGGAAACCATCATCTCCCCAGGAAAATGCCTTTATGAACCTTTCTGCCGAACTGGAAAACCCCACCGGGCAAACAGTTCGCGGTACGCTTGCCTGTCTCCTCGGCAATAAACAGACAGAATGCCGTGTGGAAATCCCTCCGAACTCCACTGTCCAAGCAAAACTACCAGAGATCGTTCTGGAGAATCCCAAACTCTGGTGGCCAACCGGTTACGGTCCCCAGAATATGTACACCCTTCGCCTTGAATTCAGGGAGAACGGACAGCTATCCGCTTCGGATGTTCATTCCATCAACTTCGGTGTCAGAGAACTCGACACGGCATGGAACGAACGGACCCGCAGCCGGGAAATGTTCGTCAACGGGCAACGGCTTTTCATTCGAGGCGGCAACTGGATTATTTCCGACGCCATGCTCAGGTTCTCCCCGGAACGCTACGATGCCGAAATCCGCTACCACCGGGACATGAACCTGAACCTCATCCGCATTTGGGGAGGGGCTCTGACGGAACGTCCGGAATTCTATGAAGCCTGCGATCGCTACGGTCTGCTCGTCATGCAGGATTTCTGGTTTTCCGGCGATTGCAACGGTCGCTGGCGCGATGCACTAAAAGCGGATGATCAATGGACTCGCAGGAAGTATCCCGACGATCATGCCCTCGTACTGGAAGCTGCGGAAGACATGGTCAAAATGATCCGTAACCATCCTTCTCTTGCAGCTTGGTGCGGCGGCAATGAAATCCCCCCTCCGTCCGGGATTCTGGATGCCCTCAGAAACCGCATCCTGCCCAGCCTGGATGGAACCCGCTGGTTCATCGACTACTCCAACTCCTGCGAGATGTCCTACAATTCTCTGGGAGGAAATGGGGACGGTCCATACAGAATCCAGCCGATATCGACTTTCTGGCAGGAAAAAACCTGGCCGTTCAACTCGGAAATAGGCTCGATCGGAGTTGGCGACTATGAATCCCTCGAACGATTCATCCCCGAAGATTCCATGATCGTCCCTACCCTTGATCCAACCGAACCTTTCGGAGAAAAGGTCAACGATGTCTGGACCTACCACAAATACACGGGAGTCGGATACGAAGACCATTTGATCCCCTATGGTCCCCCTTCCGATGTGCGGGACTTTACCCGCAAGGCTCAACTCGTCAACTATGAGCAATACCGGGCAATTATGGAAGGATTTTCCTCCCATATGTGGGACTGGTACACAGGATTTATCATCTGGAAAACACAAAATCCATGGACGGCCATGCGGGGACAAATGTACGACTACTATTTGGACCCCAACGCCTGCCTCTTCGGGACCCGCAAGGGTGGCGAACCCCTCCATGCCATGTGCAACCCTGTTACGGGAGAAGTCATGGTCGTCAACAACGGACTGGAGCCGGCCCGGGATGTCATGCTCGTCGTCCGTTTGTTCAACACGGAAGGCAAAGAGAAAAAGAACGACCAGGTATTCTGCTACGTCAATGCCTCCAATTGTCTGAAGATCATGTCCCTGTCTGCAAGAATCAAGGATGTATGCCGGGACAAGGGAGGCTTCCTTCTGCTCCAGCTAATGGACGCCGATGGGAAACTCATCAGTGACAATTTCTATTGGTTTCCGAATCAGGACGGACAATATTCCGGACTCCGCTCCATGAGCAAAGCCGATCTGCAGGTAACAGCCACCTCTCCGAAACCGGGAACAGTCATCGTCCGACTTACCGCCCCGAAAGAGGGAGGGATAGCATTCTTCAACCGCATCTCCCTGGTGGACGCCAAATCGGGTAAACGTATCATGCCTGCCTTCTACCAGGACAACTATGTCTCCCTCGTTCCCGGCTCCACCCGGGAAATTCCTATCGACTATATTCCCGGAGACAACGGAATTCCGGCGGTCACCGTCGAAGGCTGGAATGTCGATCAACAAACTATTCTCCCCACTTCACCACAACTATGA
- a CDS encoding transglutaminase-like domain-containing protein: MNRILIPCVCMALATGSFGGQGATSSTSGLEQALSKAGSNARPLQDLLSELPAEQKAGAAFLIEHMSERDLTSIDKALLSSNIALAYQARASFPWGRDIPEDIFLNDVLPYAVVDETRENWRQGFFGLFGKLVHDSKSIRDAVLSINSKIGKLTGVDYNTLREKPNQSPSESIRQHMASCTGLAILLVDAFRSVGIPARFAGTASWHDNRGNHSWVEVWMDGKWYITEYYMPRQLDHPWFLANAGKANPDNRQYAIYATSFKQTGESFPMVWNDQSQEVHAVNVSQRYIDTCEAMEEQAVSQGTHVPVSIRIFKNSGSNSNSGDRVAVNVDVFDGQLQMDGGRTSGPLQDMNDVLTFLLEKNKTYTFRYQDASGNTKDITATVKDSPMTVDATFE, translated from the coding sequence ATGAATCGAATACTCATCCCCTGCGTCTGCATGGCGCTGGCAACCGGATCCTTTGGCGGCCAAGGAGCTACTTCATCAACATCAGGCCTGGAACAAGCCCTCTCCAAAGCCGGTTCCAATGCCCGTCCCCTGCAAGACTTGTTATCCGAACTGCCTGCCGAACAAAAAGCCGGAGCGGCTTTTCTCATCGAACACATGTCGGAACGGGATTTGACCAGTATCGACAAAGCACTCCTCTCCTCCAACATCGCCCTGGCCTATCAAGCGAGAGCATCCTTCCCTTGGGGCCGTGACATCCCTGAAGACATCTTCCTCAACGATGTCCTCCCCTATGCCGTCGTAGATGAAACCCGTGAAAACTGGCGTCAGGGATTCTTCGGCCTCTTTGGGAAACTCGTTCACGACAGCAAATCCATCCGGGATGCAGTGCTCTCCATCAACTCAAAAATAGGCAAACTGACGGGGGTGGACTATAATACGCTCCGGGAGAAGCCCAACCAATCCCCTTCGGAGTCCATCCGCCAGCATATGGCATCATGTACCGGATTGGCCATTCTGCTAGTGGATGCCTTTCGGTCAGTCGGCATTCCGGCCCGATTCGCCGGAACGGCTTCATGGCACGACAATCGCGGCAATCATAGCTGGGTAGAAGTATGGATGGACGGCAAATGGTACATCACGGAATACTATATGCCCCGCCAGCTCGATCACCCGTGGTTCCTGGCAAACGCCGGCAAGGCTAACCCGGACAATCGCCAATATGCCATTTACGCCACTTCCTTCAAACAAACGGGAGAATCCTTCCCCATGGTCTGGAACGATCAATCCCAGGAAGTCCACGCCGTCAACGTTTCGCAGAGATACATCGACACCTGCGAGGCCATGGAAGAACAAGCCGTCTCCCAAGGCACGCATGTCCCAGTCTCCATCCGCATCTTTAAAAATTCCGGCAGCAACTCGAATTCCGGAGACAGAGTCGCCGTCAACGTCGATGTCTTCGACGGTCAGCTCCAAATGGACGGAGGCCGTACTTCCGGCCCCTTACAGGACATGAACGATGTCTTGACGTTCCTTCTGGAAAAGAACAAAACCTACACCTTCCGCTATCAGGATGCCTCCGGAAACACGAAAGACATCACAGCCACCGTCAAAGATAGTCCTATGACTGTGGATGCTACTTTTGAATAA